The Acropora muricata isolate sample 2 chromosome 7, ASM3666990v1, whole genome shotgun sequence genomic interval ATGGAATACATTTAAAGAAAATGCAACCAGGTTAAATCCAGTTTCCAGAAGGATTTCTTCAAATGCAGCCTTCCGTTTAATTCTGGACTCTTCTCTCCTCTTTCtatcttcttctttttcatcGCGTCTAGGCGGCAGTGGGGCAAAGTAACCTTTAATTTCGAGGTTGTTGAAATAGGTTTGGTCACTACCCGTACCAGTCGTTGGAAACCATGATAATTCTACACTTTCAGTTTGTTGCAAATCCTTAGAACGTCCACGAAAGCCTCCCTGCTCACTTCTCACCAACGGAATCAGGCGCAATTTCTTCTTGTTCATTTCTTGGTAGACTGCGTCAGCAAGGGTCTTCCAAAATGGATCATTGAAAGGATAGCTCGGAAAAAGCCGTTCATAACTTCTTATTCTTCTTAAGATCATGGATGTGCTGCAAGCCAAAGAAGAACACGTCAAGTCCTGACTGACTGGTAACTGAAAGAATTCACGTACTTCATCCAGAAGGGTGAGATAACAAGACGCAATGACATCAGATAGCAAGGCACTGTTCCAGTCACTCTGATAGCCACCTATTTCACCTCTCCACAGATTTTGTCTGGTCTCATGGTCCAATGCAAAGTGTCCGTTGATATGAACTGGAAGGTTGGTTCTCAGTGGAAGTGGGAGGAAGCAGTACGCTCGTTTTTCCCGTTGAGCCTGGGATGTGCTATCCAAAAGACAGGCAACACCACCACGTGGAAGCATCCCCAACTGACCTCCTTGGAAGGCATGAGAAACACTATGTGGCACTGACTTTTCTAAGCCAACTTGTTGGACAATAAGCCATTTCTCGCTCATCCCATGGTTATCTTTTAGCTGTAAAGTGTAGGTTCGCCTTTTAACCTCTACGTTTATAGGAAGAATCCTCTTTTCCCTTACTTGCATTCCAATGTCTTTTACATAGGAAGAAAACTCTTCCCTCCTCCTGGCATCGTCCCGGGACATGACTACTTGAACGGAGTAATTATTTATTAGCTTTCCACTGTCGTCTACAGCAGCAATGCTGATTTTCTTTACGTTGTTTACAAACAATAGGACTTCAAACAACTCTTTCTTCAGATCTTCCATCATCTCATCCAATTTCTCCATGGTGACCGAGGTCCGACATATCTGAGATTCTTGAGTCATTTTCTCAGATTTTAAGGGAAACCTAAACATGGTTGCATTCTGTACGGGAAAATGTTCCTCTAGATAGCATGGAAAAACATCTGGAAACTTTTGCCTTAACGTGTTGACATCCTTGAATTTTCTGCCAGGTCTTGATTCACTGGAGTGAGGAATGTACTTGCAGTGTGGGTCGAAAACACAAAGAACATCTCCATTTTCTTCGCTTTTTGATATGAAGGACGGCACATCAGTTAGCTGGTAGACAGCATTGAAACCGACACCATACTGGCCAGTCTTGTTTGGATCATCTCCTTTGCTGCCCTCACCAAGGTTACATATCCCTTCAATATCAGCATTGGTGAATGGCTTGTCGTTATACACACACAATGCAGGACCTTGTAGAGGTTTCCAACTATCTTTGAACACTCTTTTATCTGGGTGATGCCTAGGATCTTTGATGAAATAGATCTCAGTTGCCTGAGCATCGTCAGCATTTTGCAGAAGctctttcaaaatttccttctcGCCCTGATAACCTGTTAGAATGCGTTTTAACCGATTTGTTAGTTTCTCTTTTTGTCCAAATGGTAATCCAATGTCATGTTGCTGCAACACTTCGTCTCTTCTTTTCTTAACAGCCAGTTGATCACAGGTTGACCAAGGGATTTTTTCATGGACAAAAACTTCGCATGGGTCATCAGGCATCCATGGGCATTCCTTGAAGCAAAGTTCAGCTACATCACGCATGACTTTCTTAGAATCTGGAAGGTAAAGACACCCCAATTTGTTCCGTACCTCACATGCATCAACAGAAGCTCTGTCTAAGACATCAGCAAGTTGATTCGCCATGTTAACAGCCACCTCCAAGGTCGCCTCATCAAGTTGTTTCTGATTGAACTGTTGCTTAATTGCTACAAGACTTGATACATAATCTGCACCGTCAAATTGCCTTCTCACACCAGATAATTTCATAACATCTGGAAAGCGATCGGAAAAATCCTTTGGAAGTTTGAAGAGGTATGGTGAACAGTCAGTGCTTATTTCAAAGGCCACAGAAGCTGCAAGGGCGAACAATTTGTCTTTCTCCATCAGAATGAACTTTCTTTCACGCAGGAACTGCTTTGCAGCGGGCACGAGGCTGTGCATATTGTCTTGAAGATACAGATAGGCTTCTTTGCAAATGCAAGCCACTTGTTCAAAGCCATTTCGATCTAGGGTGTCGATGTTGGCAGACAAGGCCCCTTCCAGTTGCCTTAACACCTGCTCTGCGGTGACGTCTTTGTCCTCCAGCCTTAACAGACTGCGGACCCTTTTGGGAACGTCTACACCAACAAGCGGTTCAGTGCAGCACACAAGGTACATCTTCTCCTTAAGATAAACGTTCTCTGGTGCGACCAGCAGACTCCTGTCACCTCGAAGTTCTTTGCCTTTCCAAGGAAGAGGGAAGTACTCAGGTTTTTGCAGCACAGGCAGAAATTGAACTTTTAGAAGGCGAGTCAAAATAGGATGTGTTGGTGCTTCTCCCttatttttcaatttcctcTCTAAGAAATCTAAgagcagttttgcacgcttgGTTGCTGCCTTGCTATTCAATTTATTTAATCTCTGAACACTCTCTGCCCTTTCCACAATGTCTTGCCAAGAAAGATCGCAGGACTTCatcccaagtacctcaagtttTGTGAGTACTTGCGGGTTCATAAACGTATTTTCCTTTCCAAAAGGAAACATTCCATCCTCACGGCAAAAGAGAAAGGAAACTTCTCTGTTAGGGTTTACTAGCTGTCTTGGGCACTTCAGCTCATTCCCATTTGGCGATGCTGGAATACAAGCATGATTCCTAATTAGCTCATCAAAATCCTCGCTGTCGCGTTTCAAGGCGTACAACACCAGTTCATCTCTTACATTTGCAGGGATTTTAGAAATGCTTGGGAAGAGGAGATCACAGAAAAAGCTGGTCTCATCGAATATTTTGGCTTTTATTTTATCTCCCAGGCGACAATGAAGGATAGCCTGGAACACCTCAGCTGGCAAATCAATAACCACGTAGTTTACGTCTGTCAACTGCTGTAGGACTGCAAACGAAACTCTGCCTATCTCGGGATTCATACGGAGACTAGGATCAAGGAAGACGACTTGAGAGATGTCCACCCATCTGAGCCCGTCTGAGAACAACTGATGACCTCCACTTGTAATTTGTTCGTAGAACGACGCTAGGAAGGGCCAACAATCTTCAGATACGCTGCAAGCTCGCGGCCATAACGAATGGTAAGCATATGAACCATCAGCAGGAATAATTTGCTTCACATCCTCAAGAAGCTTCAAAAAGGCAGAAACTACCGAATCTTGCAGGAGAACACTATTCCACATCACCCCATAGCACGTCTTGTCGTCTTCAAGTTTCTTCTGTAAATGGCGTCTGTTAGAAGTCAGAGCAAATGGCCCATTTATGTATACAGGTAGGCCGCTACGGATTGGGAGGGGAAGATAACAGAAAATTGTGCCACTGGGGTGAGAACCCTCGACGTCCTTAACAACAGGAACGGGCATAAACTTGCCTGATTCTTTTGGCTCCAACAGAACAGCTACACCGGCGGACGGAAGAAGACTGAGGTCGTTCTTCGAAAACTGCAATGCCTGACCATTGCCCATTGAGGAAACGACAAGCCAAGTTTCGCACACTTCACGCAAAAGCTGGTGACGTTTAAAGAATTTCAATCCAGATTCAGCTACACTGCAGTGAACTTCGACTGCAATAGAGGATTCAGGAAATTCAAACGGTTCAACTGCATCACTTCTTGCTTCCTTTGCAACCACTGACGATGCCTGAAGGAAGTTGCACTGTCTAAGCAAAATCTGTTGTTCTGCGTCTAGCTTTACTGCAGTAGCTGGTAAAGAGACGGGGACAGTCAGTTCCCTCATTATTCCACCTTCCAACATTGATTTGGTTACCTGAAACATCAGTGCGGGTGGGAGACCTTCATGCAACGATTCTGAAGTCCTGTATACTTCCAATTGGAGAACATTCTGGGTAAAAATAAGCAAGGACTTGGCTCTGTCAAGAAACATTTGCAGAAGCTGCCTCATTTCTTGGTCATTGTAAAACAATTTCTTAATTTCGCTCCTTGCCGCCTGTTCTCCTGTCCTCAAGGGAAAGCGAAAAAGTGTGCCATCAAATGAGTTGTCTTCTTTCAGTAGGTGAAGATCACAGCCAAAGATGCCATTAAATGGTTTGAACTGATTTTTAAAGCTGTACAGTCTCTTGACATCTTTGTTCAGATCAATCTTAATTCCTGGCTTCCTTGTGTCCTTGATGGCGTTTCCAAGGTAAGTAGTGTGGGGATCAAATATCACAAAGTAATTCCTGCTGACAAACATGGGCACGTCCGTCAGGTTGTACACCGCATTGAAGCCAAGTCCAAATCGTCCAATTTTTTCAGTGTCATGAACTTTAGCTGCCCCACCCAGCCTTGTTATGTTTATGAAGTCTTCATCTTTGAATGTTGCGTCATTATACACCCATAAAGCAGGTCCCTGGCAGCTTCTCATGTTCTCGTCAATCAAACCCCTCAATGCATCGTCATTGGTCCTTTTGTCGTAGAGGAATTTTACTACAGTAGCACCAGCATCGTCTGCATTTTGAATGAGCTCTTTCACTACTGCAAATCCATCTGTATAGTCTTCTAATAGACGATTAAGTCGTGTGGTGAGTCTTTCCTCTTGCCCAAGCTCCTCGTCTAAAAGAATCGGATTAAGCATCCGATGAGTTTGGGATGGTACACCGAGAAGTTTGGCAGTGTTGTTAGAAACGTTGGGATGTACATAGAAATACTCCATGTCATGACTATCTTCTTTTTTCAGCCACTCGTCCAATTCACAATACATGCAGTGCTCAGCTGGTTCAAGCCGGACATAGGTGTTTTCTTTGACATGCGTAGGAAGAAGAACTTTTGCCTTAAGCTCTTGGGATAAACTTGCACTTGCCACTTCATTCAGGATGTCAACTGACAACTGGAGATCGCGTTTCACTTCTAAGGGACCTCGCTTGAAAGTGGGAAAGTCGTACTTCTCTTTCATCATGCTTAGGACGTGGAGCAAAACACTTGGATCACCTACATTTTTCATgccaaaactgaaaaataaccGACAGTGATTCTTCAGTTCAGTGGGAAGAGGATGTATGTATGGTGTGAGGTCAATAGATGGCTTACAAGCAAGCATGCAATCAGGCGAGGAAAAGCCATCTCCATTCCACACCCAGTCGGAAATCTTAGCCCCTTTAAAGGCCTGTTTAACGGTATCGTCGCATTCATTAGCGAGAAAAGAGTAGATTTCATCTACGAGGAAGATGTTGTACGGTTTCTCCTCTTTGGAGTAGAAAGTTAGTACATTTCGTAAATGAGCCACAACTGTGGCTACATCTGGCTTTTTGCCCCATTCAAAATAGCTGGAAATTTCACTTGATGGGTCTGAATCTACAACAGGCGATACTGTACCAATGAGATTGGCATAATGGTGGCTCTTGAGTTCAGTTGGCTTGAAAAAGAATCTTTCTTTTCCTGATTGAACTTTTTCCCCCCACGGAAGTGTAGGGGGAAATTGTGGGGTTCTTTCTTGCAATCTTGACACCCAGCAAATATCCCTCAACAATGATCCCAACTGTCGTTTGTTGATAGTCTCCACTAGTTTTCTGGGATTGTTGGTTAGGTATTGTAaaattgcttttgatttttgcaTGGCGGTCGACAGCTGTGATGTACTGTGaaattgcttttgatttttgctTGGCAGCTGCAGGCTTGATGTCACCAGTCGAGCACTTTCCAAGAGCTCCTTTGCAGTAATGTTGTCCTCCTTTTTCATTCCAAGTTCTTCTAACATGACGAGAGCAGCTGGGTGGTTGTACACCTTGCCGGTAGGAAATACATCCTCGTGGGCGAATATTTTCCTCAGGATATCGTTTCTAGGGTCAAATACCTTTGGTGGCGTCACTCGTTGCTTTTGCGTCGGGACAAAGGGCAACTCCTTCATTTTACGCTCGAAAGTAGCATCTAAGCTAATAACATCGTCAAATTGTTTGAAGACATATGGCATCAGCCTGTCAATCTGCTCTCTGGAGAATTTCCCTTTCTGGATATCTGGAAAAATCATTTCACAAAGCAATTCTGTGGGCCTCAGAATCCTGACTTGCAAAAGAGTTGCCAGATACCTCGAATCCTCTTGAGAGATGTCTATGAGATCTTGCAGGGCAAGAATCGGGAGAGGTCGTTGAGGCGCTGCACACAAACCATCATTCTTCGACACAAACTTCTTGGATAGAGTCTCAAAAATCGGAAGAGATTGTAAGAATAcagtttccttttccttgacaTCTCCTTGGCGGATATTGGCTAGAAACGATCTCAAAACGCGCTTTTCATCCGTAGATAATCTCTTCATTACGATCTCGGGAAACATTCCACCCGCCATCTTTGAAGAGGAAACCTCCAGGGCCTTCAAAATCCCTGCAATGGAAGGTGGATGTACAAAAATCCCAACAACAGAAGGGTGGTGAGTTACGAAGGTCGGGCAGTCAGTGAGGACAATCAGACCTAACTTGTTTAACAAATTCGTCAAATGGTCATCAATGGCATCATCAAACAAAGATCTGAAAATCACTCTTGAAGGGTAACAAAGTCGCATCAAGGTGACTGGCGTTTGACTCAGATTTACTGGAATCAGGGGTAAGTTAACAAAGCGCTGAATATCCTCTGCAGTATGGAAATTCTCCCTCAGGTACCTCCACACTAATCCTATCCACTTTTCTGGAGGATGGTTCTGGTTTTTGTCATTGGGGTACCACGAGACTGTTTCCCCCTGACTCCATTGGGAAGGCAAGGCTTGATGAAGAAGACCCGGTACATCCTCTTTACAAAGAATTCGCAACTGAGTACACTCTATGaaacaagaataaaaaatattctAGTAACCGGTAACAGCAAGAACTGCTATTCTAAGGCCGGGGTGACTAATAACGCAGTATTAAGTAgcacaaaattttgttttatcgaTCAACATGACATCAACGGAAGAAACATTGCTCTGCGGAAGCGAGGTGGACAGTCACGTTAAAAATGTCGAGAAGAACAGCAGAAAAATGGAGTTAATACAATATACCATAGTGTGAATTTTTTGGCCCCATTTATAACTTTTGCAATCAGAACTCAATTCATAACTTTGGACAAACATCTCATTGTTTCATTGTTGGCGATGGCGTAGGCGCAGTTACGTCTCAAATTAAGTAATGTGCtaagataataaacaaagtgGAACAAAGACAACAGCGGTGTGACCTACAGTCTAAGCAAAAAATTCCCTGTCTTCAAAATATCCCAAGAAAATCTGACGTGCATAGTGGCCTCTTAAAACGAGCTAAAAGACGACATTCCTCGTTAAATGGTGAAGTAAGAGTTCTACCTTGTTGGGCCGCGGCTTTCAACTTTCAGAAAATGTCTGCATTCACTTCTTCATCTAACAACCTGTGGCTTAAACCAGGCAGTAACTCTTTTGGATGCTCACGCGAGCTGATATAAATAACATCTGATTGGTTTGAAAATGTTGTGAATGTACCACTGGACAAGGGTAAGAGCTCCAAGCCATGTAGCGCGTCAAACTTGTTGTCTGTTAGACAAAACTGTAGGAGAAGTATCTTTTTACTGCGTTCAAGTTTCTTGTAACAGGCAGGAACGCGCTTTAGTACTTCTCTCGTCAAGTGGGATGTTATTTCTCTGACACTCAAATTCCCGGCAATGGCTTCTCTTACGTGGGTGGGCACAGAAACAACCGGAAAATTGGCCGCAAGTACTACGCGCTGAAGTAGATTTTTGGTTTCACTTTCGGGTAGCAAGTCAAACAAGGCGTCTTCGACCTTCAGCCATTTTCCACCACCGGCCTCGGTGAAGACGATTTCCTTCTTCAAGAGGATCTGAAGCAAAGGCTTCGTCATTCGATCCCAATATTGGGTTATTTGTTTAACATCTGGCCACGCTCTTCAGAAAAGAAAgtgagaaaattcagaaacaTTTTCAGAGGTTTTGTTTGGCTTGTCTCAAAGAGTTTTGCTGTTAAATTTAAAAGTGCCACCGATTGGCTTAGCTCCTCGCCTCCTTTCTTCCGCACCACACCATATTTCAACTATTAGAACCACTGAGGTCTAAGTTTTGGTAAAAAGGACCTTACTGAATTAAAAGTCCTAAAGAATGCTTCTCTAACACGACATGGAAATGCATCATGAACTTGCATTGTTACGAGGCCTGAGCTTTATCATTGTGTGCATCTACTGGCCAGTGATAGTCACATGACATGCCCATGTGAGGATAAAACTGTGAAATTATGATATGAGGGTCCAGTCTATTCTGTTTTCCTTAAATTTCAATGTTTTCCCGACTTGGTTATTGGAAACGTTGAGATTCTTCAATGCAGCCATTAAATGTTTACTAGAGGTACTTCTAGTGAAAGAATCAGTGTAAGTGCAGTACAAAGTATTTTAACAAGGAATTATACAATAAATTAAATGTCCTCATCACCTACTTGTAAATGGTTGTCTTATTCACGAACACTGCAGAGTTTTTGCTAATGGCCTCCAAAATCATCGTGGCATACGCTCTAGGGATGGCTTCCTCGAGCAGACACTTGTTCCACAACAAGGATTTGTCAGTCAGGCGCCCACCTGTCTTCAGCTGATCTTCCTGATCTGCATTTGGCGACTTTATGTCCCGTCTGTTCTGGCTCAAGGCAAAGAATCCATTAACATGCACTGGCAAACCCGTCAAGCTGGTCTTTTGTACTGGTAATGGCAAGGAACAAAACACATGACCTTGAACGTCTGGTGTTCGTAATTTCGGACCCGCAGGCAAGGGCATAGCTACTCCTACTGAAGGAAGATAGCTAAGAACTTTGTCTGAAATAAGATTTCGGAATGTCGATGAGATCTGTCCACCACACAAGTAGCTTGTAACAAGGAACGAATGTTGTATTGCATTCCCAAGCCCTGAGAAATTGAAGTTCACTGCCTCAATGGTGATAGGGTACGTCACTGCTACAGATGAAGGCATCACTTTACCAGGTACAAGTTTCTGGCAAAACTCCTTCCTCTTCGCACGAACTGTTTGAAGGGTTTCTTCGGAAATCTTCACTTCGAAGACTTTTCGAGGTATGGGCTCTAACTCGTCTCTTATGTACAGCTCAATTTTTTCGAGGCATTGGAGGAAGAGAAGCACCAAGTGGGCATCGGCTTTAAAACTTTCAAACATCGTTTCCACTTTGTCAGCGGAGTAAACTGTCTCAGATAACTCGGAGGGCGTGTTTCTCAAAGGAAAACGGAACAGAGTTCCATCATAGAATCCGCGGGAGAAAACCTCATCGGTGCAGTCGAATATGCCTTTGTAAGGACTGAACTGTCCAGATACTTTGCCCATTGCTTCGAGGTCTTCCTGAAGATGCCAAAGTTTTCCTGTCCGTTTGCATCGCTTGTCAGAAAAGTAAACGCCATGGGGATCGATGAACCCAATCTGACAATCGCTCAGCAAGCTTGGTAAATCTGGAAAGAATGAGAAATCCCAGAAGCCAATTAGGCAGTATAATAGTCATATTTCTCCCAAACAACTGGAATAAGGGGATGAGTCATCACTAAAATATCATACAGGAAGACTCTGTTTTGAGATCTAATCCCTTCGTCTTTTAAATACCCTTTTCAACCCAAACCATCCCCCTTTCATGTGCAGAAAATCTTGATGGTCACTTTTTAGAGCTGTGAAATTGGAAGCtattaccgtagttattcggttataaggcgcacggtttttttcaagaaaaatctgtctttcggtggcaagttagtgctaaaataggggtgcgtcttatagccaagtattttcgcgcaacaaaatcttaagatcacaatttgagaagaacttgcagtttaaacaacagaagaaaaggACACTAGttgttggtcattgacttttctAGATTTTGTAGTTCTTAAAAGTTCTTTGCAGTGTAGCAAAGGTtgcgtctgatccactcctttattcctattgaaacagaatagtgcttttagagacctttagaacgctaaacgacttcaagagaaaagaaaacaaacggaaatttgcatacgtgctcaacagcacgtgctttgtaacctgatacctatgacaataatacgatcgttccaacgaattccgagaatcgtgtttgtcgctcgcatgaaaagttgtttctCTGAACAAACAGTGTGGAGATAAAACATACCtggtgtgaactttttgcttttgtttttacgcatatcattaaatgcgtgctttcccacttttgtttacgttaacaaaaagagttcgcatgccaattgtgtaaggataattgtcctcaaattcatcacatccttttgataactctcaattttcgggtgcgtcttataaccgagtattttcgcgtaattttcagtttgagaaattagcttgattaaattgctaagtttggggtgcgtcttataaccgagtgcgccttataaccgaataactacggtagtACGACAACACCtgtgttgttctttttttgctttaaatcgGGTTTACAGTCTCGTTTTAGGTTCCCTGGTTGTTAATAGCTA includes:
- the LOC136922549 gene encoding sacsin-like isoform X1, with translation MEDKQYVMESPEDCQSSNECGVAGRDMGERCSLSPPQLSVRLKQASDIQILTKHWDDVDHGPIDILLVTAEKCEFLSCLPFLEQLFKSYIHGIGFVYFGCMGGAIGQEKLKVALMSCSKGSATPRGSLTVAQSAIRVLQPKAVVSVGICTSLVSENVRMGDVVIPSKLISAEGFSTPVSPCFGDLARDAPYGWIAPLKDRGELEVNVHCDGDILSQSLTEKCPYDDIFKRYPGAVASETEGKGVYSAAYDANIEWMIVKGVASYFNQGQSATSEWMSFASTMAASVVAKMLNDPTVFQKWAHYSQGVEQASLGQRSSLLRSGHDLESAIGAQEDEEGTHIEHGEINENQKRTKVELGEVEGWHGACFTTSEDQHSLAKYGAGKGGRSFGLIQPTLIQQLKRILDEYPDDGQILKELIQNAEDAGATQVKFLHDRHSHGTSKLYDDDLAEFQGPALYAYNNERFNTQDWRGIQLLNDSIKLEDPMKVGQFGLGFKSVFHLTDLPSLLSDCQIGFIDPHGVYFSDKRCKRTGKLWHLQEDLEAMGKVSGQFSPYKGIFDCTDEVFSRGFYDGTLFRFPLRNTPSELSETVYSADKVETMFESFKADAHLVLLFLQCLEKIELYIRDELEPIPRKVFEVKISEETLQTVRAKRKEFCQKLVPGKVMPSSVAVTYPITIEAVNFNFSGLGNAIQHSFLVTSYLCGGQISSTFRNLISDKVLSYLPSVGVAMPLPAGPKLRTPDVQGHVFCSLPLPVQKTSLTGLPVHVNGFFALSQNRRDIKSPNADQEDQLKTGGRLTDKSLLWNKCLLEEAIPRAYATMILEAISKNSAVFVNKTTIYKAWPDVKQITQYWDRMTKPLLQILLKKEIVFTEAGGGKWLKVEDALFDLLPESETKNLLQRVVLAANFPVVSVPTHVREAIAGNLSVREITSHLTREVLKRVPACYKKLERSKKILLLQFCLTDNKFDALHGLELLPLSSGTFTTFSNQSDVIYISSREHPKELLPGLSHRLLDEEVNADIF
- the LOC136922549 gene encoding sacsin-like isoform X2, with protein sequence MEDKQYVMESPEDCQSSNECGVAGRDMGERCSLSPPQLSVRLKQASDIQILTKHWDDVDHGPIDILLVTAEKCEFLSCLPFLEQLFKSYIHGIGFVYFGCMGGAIGQEKLKVALMSCSKGSATPRGSLTVAQSAIRVLQPKAVVSVGICTSLVSENVRMGDVVIPSKLISAEGFSTPVSPCFGDLARDAPYGWIAPLKDRGELEVNVHCDGDILSQSLTEKCPYDDIFKRYPGAVASETEGKGVYSAAYDANIEWMIVKGVASYFNQGQSATSEWMSFASTMAASVVAKMLNDPTVFQKWAHYSQGVEQASLGQRSSLLRSGHDLESAIGAQDEEGTHIEHGEINENQKRTKVELGEVEGWHGACFTTSEDQHSLAKYGAGKGGRSFGLIQPTLIQQLKRILDEYPDDGQILKELIQNAEDAGATQVKFLHDRHSHGTSKLYDDDLAEFQGPALYAYNNERFNTQDWRGIQLLNDSIKLEDPMKVGQFGLGFKSVFHLTDLPSLLSDCQIGFIDPHGVYFSDKRCKRTGKLWHLQEDLEAMGKVSGQFSPYKGIFDCTDEVFSRGFYDGTLFRFPLRNTPSELSETVYSADKVETMFESFKADAHLVLLFLQCLEKIELYIRDELEPIPRKVFEVKISEETLQTVRAKRKEFCQKLVPGKVMPSSVAVTYPITIEAVNFNFSGLGNAIQHSFLVTSYLCGGQISSTFRNLISDKVLSYLPSVGVAMPLPAGPKLRTPDVQGHVFCSLPLPVQKTSLTGLPVHVNGFFALSQNRRDIKSPNADQEDQLKTGGRLTDKSLLWNKCLLEEAIPRAYATMILEAISKNSAVFVNKTTIYKAWPDVKQITQYWDRMTKPLLQILLKKEIVFTEAGGGKWLKVEDALFDLLPESETKNLLQRVVLAANFPVVSVPTHVREAIAGNLSVREITSHLTREVLKRVPACYKKLERSKKILLLQFCLTDNKFDALHGLELLPLSSGTFTTFSNQSDVIYISSREHPKELLPGLSHRLLDEEVNADIF